The genome window GGCAAttctaatgaaatgaaatgaaacattttgttattGACCTCCATTatcacaggcagacagaacGACAGGACTGGCAACAGATCTGTCTGCGTTGACACCACAGGTGTGCAAGATGCAGCAGTTCAACGAGGTAACTGCAGCTCAAAAAACtggggaggacaggaggaaaacCAAACCATGTCGGCGTGCTATTTCACAcctcacacatttcacacagcaaaaCATTCGTTTACAAGAGTTTTTAAAACCATAATTCTATTCAGTCCTGTTGTTTCCAGAGCAAACATACAGGTCCAGAGCAGAAGATAGAGCATTTATCAGTCGTGTAGATTATGGAGTCAGATGAGTCTCAGTATTAATGAATGCACATAGATGGATCCACACATTGGATGTATATGTAAATGATTCTCTCCACATacatgtttttcagtgcagataaacacatataaaaaaaaggcTCACAAGTGAATTTCCAATGCAGTAGAACACCACCAATTTATGTATTTGCAGTTTTCATCAAAACAATATTGGGATGTTGTTGCATTTATATAATGGTTGAAGATGCATTTACAAACTGCCAACAAGGTCTAaataaaatgccttttttagtgatgtgttttttttttaaaaaaaggctagTTAACGATTTGCACACTATAATTTTGTTTCTAATATGCTACTGTGTGAATCACTTTACTGAAATATGGAAAATGTCATTGGACAAATGCAATGTCAACATTATATTCTGGTCATTGATTGGTTGGAATAATTTCACATGTTTTGGTCACTCACAGATtagcatgaaaaaaatgaagtaCATTTAGTTGTTGTAGGAGATTTTACCctgaggaggacagcaggagtAAGGGACAGACCATCTCCAATTGTGTCACCTACAGTATGTCCTTGTAATAGCTAAAGCGGATAAGTTCTTCTTCACCGAAGACGAGCTCCAaagcagcaggtgcagcagttTTGGataatgctgtttttccagTAACACTCTTTGAATTCTCGCCTGTGcacacatgttttgttttaatgcctGCTGGATACTGCCGGAACAGAGCATTGAGCATAAATGTCTATGTTCATGCTTGTAGCTTGTACTGTATcacatttattctgtttattttccatcaTGATGAAACACTGCTTTAGGTAAAATATATAAGATAACATACATAATCAGAGACAAGAttacacctcctcctcctggctctTCTCACTTGCAGTCTCCTGCTCAGCTCGgcagcctcctctctgcttctcgGGACAGTAGCTGCTAACATTGGCTGGTACATCTTTGAACTTAATGGCTATTTAACCTTAATTCTTTGTATATAGTTAAGTGTGAACAGTCTGCTGGTACGCTTTCATTTAGTAGGCAGTATGCAGTACATACTGACTGACTATGTAGTCAACATGTTACAATGCCATTGTAAGATTATAAATTATATTAGTGGTCATGGTTTGAATGAGGTGTGACTTGGAGGGTCTGCCAAGTTAACTGCATCTACTTGTGATGGTTTACATGTGTCTCATAGGGACACTGGAATATATAGGCTCAATAGGGTTTATCAACATTCAAAAAGTCAGGGTTGGTGGTGTTCAGGCTAAGCCAAATCACTCTCATCATTTCATATAGGCTGTGTGCATCACAAGAACCAAAACCGTATGCTGACTGTGATTTTATGCTCAAATTGTCTCAGTTATGCTGCACTGAATGTGAGGGCCAGTCATGACTCTGGTTTTATGTCTCAACAATCAGCTGTTAAGAATATACACTGTACAGAATGTGTATTTGCATTTCGTTGACTATTTTCGTCTCCCTCACATTTGTCGTGATGAGACTTTTATTcaaaaaagtaaacagaaaaaagaccGGAAGTATTCGCCCGCGGAACTCAGGCGGACCAGATGTAACGCTTGTTTTCAGGGGAACTCTTAACATCGTCGGACAATATGTCGTCTCTCAGGTGACAGCTGTATTTTGAAGGTATGTGCAATGCTTTACACCCAGAACGCTAACAAGTATAAATACAGAAGTTTGTTATTagctaaatgagctaaatgaccACATGTTCATGAAGCCTTTGTTTAGCTCGGCGCCCACTGCCATATTACACACTGTCGTCGACTGTGGTCGCTCCGTgaaccaacaaaaacaacattagcTAATATTCGAAAAGGTCTGCTTCGTGTATTTGCACTCTGTCGTGTTTTATCTCCGTAACACGCTGTAGATACTATTACAGTGTGGAGGAAGACAAATATCGTAGCTTAGTAAACCAGTTTCTTTCTACGTTTAACTTATATCAGTTCAGTCTAACGTTACAACGTGTATCAACAACACCATGTTGTTTGCAGCCTTTCTGTCATCGTAGCTTTTGAAAATAGAGCTGAGCTGTTCGCCAAAAACCTGAAAAATCTGTAGGATAGTCATTTACTACTGGTGGAAAAAAATAGTATTGATTGTAGTTCAACCTAGCCTTGCCAACCAACCAACAACCAAAACCCCAAATTATTCATTGTTATATAAGGTTTAATACATTAATCAGAAATGTATGACTCAAATCAGTTCATAGATGATCGAAGTAGTTGCTGGGTAAAGAAATGTATAATGATATATGATACCACTGTAAAATGATGGCTACAAAATAAATTGCATCAAGTGCTAAGTGGATAAGAGCTGAATGAGGCTGTGCAGTCACAGCACAGATTATtcacaaaagcagcagacagtcctcaaacatctcactgatagttaaagttaaagttcCTAAATTAATGCAGAACTAACAGCTGGAGGATCCTCCATGAAAGAGCTTGTTTGCGTTTAGCATAAGTTAAATGGAGCTTGCACCTGTTGGTCATGCAGCACCGTGGGTGTGTCAGGAtttatggagaaaaaaacaacaaaagagtgCACTCAGGCATGTTTAGTGTGTTCAGCTGAACTTGATACTGAACTAGCAAACAGCAACTGATCTGGCAGATTGTAACTGAATTCAAGATAAGCACTGAATGCAGCCATGAACCTGATGCATCTTTGTAAAGGCCAGTGGGAAGAGCATTAGCTCTACCAGTAGAGGTTTGTGGTACTGATCCATCCatctgatgtcagtgttgtgttggaGCAGGGatgtgtgaagcagcagagaaggaCCTGTATGCTGTCCTGGGAGCCAGCTCCTCAGATTCAGtccagcagctcaaacacagaTACCAGCAGCTGGCCTTACAGGTAAACACACTGCTTTCCCTGTTTCTATGTCAGCCCAAAGCAACACATAACCACATGTACATAAGTACACACTGTATGACAATGTCACTTTGTCCATCTGCCTGCACAGTGCTCAGCTCCTTTAGATAACAGGCACAGTCCAAATTAACTCCAAACATCCAACTGACATAAAACATGATCTGCCTGTATTCATATTAATTCaagaaacagcagctccttTAAAGCATAAATTATTAAAACTAAGTATTTATCTGAATCCTTATCTGGagtcattcctcctgttcatgcCAGCTGTAGAGTGTTCCTTTCCTCACAGAACCACATGGTTGAAGATGGGGGACAACAACACCTTATCTGAGTTAAAATAGAGTCCGAAGTTCAGCTGAAGATAATATGAGTCAAATCAAGTCGGTATCATCCAAAGTCACAGTCTTTCTAGTATTacatttccagtgtgtgtgttgtgtgtctgtgcacatgtacagtacCACCCAGACCGTCTTGGAGGTGAAGGTTCTTCAGAGGTAGAGTCTGCTGTGAAGAAGTTTCTAGAAGTTGATGCAGCCTGGAGGATCCTGAGTGACGAGAACACCAGGAGACAGTATGACCTTCAGCGGAGAGGTAGGACTTAGCATTAACATGATTATTATTTAGTTTAGAAGACAATGAAAACTTCAGATAATGTTTTTGATTCATACTAATATTTATGATCAATTCTGTATTTTATGGCAATGGTCAGGATTTGCATAAAACAATCTGGaacaatgatggaaaattgaGACTGGCTTGAAAATTGTGTTTAAATTTTAGACTCAATAAGATGATGTGACAAAGTATATTGCTGGTGTGTTGGATTGGTGCTGCCCTACACTTCCTCTATTCATTcatatgcaaataaatgttGGTGTCTTGAAAACCTGTGGCAATAAAAAAGCTCAATTTAAATTTGCACACATTTCTCATAACAACAGTCCTAGAACATGTACAGTGTGATACCACTCATATGCCAATTGATGTAATTTAATATCCCTTTTCAGATGTAGATTATGTAACATTACTGACTTACTCTACTCTGTCTTTtcaaattattgtttttcatcagtCAGACATAGGTAATGTTTATGTTAACTTTCTTTATGGTTTCattcagacatgacagcagATTTATGGAAAAAGACACAGTgttcagagcagagagacagacagacagctgtgagCTAAAAATTATGCAGAGGACAaagagtgttttctgttctctcacAGGCTGCATCACTGATGGATTTTGAAACTTATTTTTCCATTGAAGCAGCAATGATCGTCATGAGCATGAGTAATGCTGACCCCTGcatcaaaacataaataaaaaatatttttattacattgaTCTTAGAAGGTGGTACAAGACACACAttgctctctgcctctttgtctctctgcatgtTTGGCCTTGTGCCTCTGCTGTCTTTATGTCAATCTGACAGCATTTCAGACCTGTGTTGAGTTCAAAGGTCTGGCCTAATGAGATTGTCTTAACAGCATTTATGTTAAGTGACCAGGATGCTTATGAGACTGACACGTCAAACTGCCATCAGATTAACATGTGCATGTATTAAGTCAGCCAATTTAttctaaaactaaaaatatatgCCTAGCTAAGACATGTAATGACTGTTCCATAAGCTTGTAAATAGAAGTTTTTGATGCTCAGTGCTGCAGAGTCATAAGACACAAAGATTTGATGCGCAGCCCAACTTTCCACTGGGGGAAAAACTCCTTAAATGTTCATTTCAGTTATGAAATAagagatgtttgttttctgttggtgTCTCTGAGTATGTCCTTCAAGAAGGCGCCACCGTTTCCTTATCATTCATCCTATTTTAAATTATCACTGTCTTAGCAGCAATTATTCCTCACGCAGTGTCACACTAATTAAAATCCAAGCAAAGTTTAGCACTAATTATTCATGGTTCAATGTCATTATCACTGTCAAACTGCAAAACTTGATAATGACTGTTTCCTCGAGAGTGAGCTGTAAAAAATAAGAGCGTGCTCACCTGTCTTCCATCAACAGTACATCCATTTCTCCATCGCTCCATTACCTGtgagccatccatccattgaTGACTGAGGCTCTGAGCTCTGGATTTGTTTAGAGAATGTGGGCATTGTTGGAAACAGGGCGATGTTTCCCAAAAGCATCTTAAGGCTACAGTGATTGTAAAATGCTTTTTATGAACCTTCCAGAAAGACTCTCTTAGAGATAGAGGTAGGTTAGTGTTTCTGAAACCTGCaggacagcaaaaacaaaaaaacttgcACAAAGGTTACTACATATACTTGGCAAGGGGtcataaaataaacacacagaacaaaatgcaaaaatgttctTCAGTTTCTCAGTTTTCTGAGTTTCTAATTTCAGCATgtctcctttgttttcttttttttatcttcctccTCTATGCTGTCCATCTTTTTCCACCACTCATCCATACTTAGCCCATCCAGTAAAGCAAAATTCACaacaaaatctgacatttttacaTGTGTAATCGTGCAGAATTAATGGAGACAACAGGCACACgtggaggaagtgttgagtttgcatCAACAGCAAATTAGAAAAACAGTCTTCTTACTCAAGTGTgatcaaatataaaacagataaaattgTTTGAGATGAGGTACATAACTGCAGAGAGTGTTTACAACTAGTCTGTTATCTACTTTGCATTTTGCTACATTCCGAAGTGAACTGTTGAACAAGCTGTGCGCTCATGGTTTTGCGATACAAAGAGACATGCGGTTGTGCTAGATATTAATGAGTTGGGCAAATACAAATACCTTTTCAATTTAAGGTTTGGTTCTTCTGTTAATGTAACTCAAGTCCAGAAACTGCACACTTTGTGTGGCTATTGGAAAGTAGCCTGCAACGCCCTTTCACAAGCCGGCAGAAACACTTCCACATTCCATCTTCTAAGTTCCAAGGTTTCGATTTGTTTCACAGAGATGCCCGATGGTGAGTTCATTAGGTAGAATGTCGCTGGTGAAACTGATCTTGGTTTTCACTCTTTATTCTAGAAGTTATTTAATCCTAAAACAAGAGGCATATGGAAGAGCAAATATGATTGATGAAACAGTCCTGCTGTGCTTTGCATGTAACACGCAGGTCTCCCTTGGTTTGTTATGTAGCAGTTTATCCACAGCAGTCTTAAAGCTAGTTGGGACAGTGCCAGTCATGAGTGATACATTAACAATTTCCACAGTTCATTTttgaatgattaaaaaacaggagATCTTAAAAATCCATATCAGACTAAATATTAATTTTTGCCAGCAAAATCAAGTTATTTACAGGCTATTCAACCCTTGCTATGGTCCACTGGAGGCAGTGTCCTCTGTCACTACAGCTACATTAAGAAAGCAGTGCTTTCATAATAAGGTTGAGGGTTGGGGAGAAATCTGATTACTGACctgctgcatttatttgtgGATTTATACTAACCAGGTGACTACAACACATGTAAATGAGTTTTCTGATCACTCACTTGGCCTGACTTCACTGAATAACCTGCTTACTAGTGCATGTGAAATCACTTATTGTTCTCACCGTCTGTCAGCCCACATGCATGCAGCACTGTGTCAAACAGGCTGCTGTGAACAGTGCAACATGTGAAACTCTTAGCCATTTATGTAACAGCAGATCttatcaacaaaataaaatacaaaatttgGAGGAAGAACTATTGGAAGTCATGAGTGAAAAACAATGGTCAGGCCCATTGCCCCCCCTGTTAAGAAATAACAAATCTCCTACTTACTACAATAATAAAGTATTAATGCTTCTccagcacaggaactgaaacAGGATTGGCCAGTGGATTCTACAGTCTATCTGGAGGACATGACCTGGGACCAGGGTAACTACACACcatgtacacacagaaacacccccccaaaaacaaaacaaaaaaaacagtagtAGAGATGCTCTGATGATTCACAGCTCACATACAGAGTTGCTTATTTTCTGCCTTAACCACATGATATTCAGCAGACTATTGCACCAGTTGTGTCAATTTAAACCTTATCTTAACTATACTGCAACTAAGTCGCATGAGACAGcctgtttttgtgaatttaaGCAACAGGCTCCTCTGCTACATTCAAACTAAGCTGTGAATTTAAACCTGGCTGTGTTAAACGTGTCAGTCAGTCCCAGCACTTCCTCAGATCTGCTTTTTCATCTAAATGTAACTGTGTGTTGTTccagatgagtgtgtgcatacGTACAGCTGTCGCTGTGGAGGAGgcttcagtgtgtcagaggaggaggtggaggaggagacacagaggaggcagcggggtgatgaagaggaggaaacagaggatgAAGAGCACAGAGGAGTGGTTGTTTGCTGTGATACATGTTCCCTCAGCGTGTACGTTACATGGTCATTACATAGACAGACTGAACTGCTGAAATGCCAACAGTAATACTTGTTTGGAAACCTTTCACCTTTGAAAGACTGCTAAGTAATTGGGTCGACGTTTCCCTTCTTTGAAGAGGGCACCCAGTCAGAGTGCGCTGTTGGTCGGCAGAAGCGGACAGCGTGAGAGTAAGTAAGTGAGTTTGTTTGCAGTGTACAGCACATTGGTAGCAGATGTCACAGAGTGCTTgacaataaaagacagaaaagcaagAGACATGAAATGCAGACATCAAGCTAAAAACATCAAAGAATAAGATTAAGGATGAAGCTAAAACTAAATAAAAGCAAGACCAAGCAAACAGGTCTGTCCACAGTGTCCACACATCTGAAGTCCAGTGGGAGAGCGGTTAGGAGCCAAAACCTCAAGAACTTGGctccttttgtctttgttgagcCTGGAGTGAGGAACCACCAACAAACCCTGATCAGAGGAGCTCTGATTGCTCCAGGTGATGTAATGTAGGAAGGTGCCAGCAATGCTCTGAAAGCGATCACAATAATCTGCAGCTGGTTTCTGAATTTGAAGGGACGCCGGAGTAAAGAAATCAAAATTGGTGTTACATCAGACCTCCTGGAGCAGCATTTTGGACCAGTTGCCAGCGGTCTTGCTAAGGCAGGTGAAAATGAGCCTGGATTAACTGAATTCAACATAGTTTAGTTCATTCTCAGTCAGCTAATTTATTCATGTGATTGGCTGGGTGGTCTTATGGTCCTGTAAGTAGAATTATACAATTGGGTCATCGTATAGTAAAGTGAATTTGAATAGGTCTTTCCATGAAGTgtattgacattttttgtgtaattttattttgatatataGTCCAGAAATTGTGTCTATTGGTGCCTTCAGGAAAATAGTAATTCATAACTGAAAAATGCGTTCATATTTGTTCTGTTCATGCAGTttatgaaaaactgaaaaaaactcTAAATGAAGAGGAGCTCATAGTAGCCAAAAATATGTCTTTAGTGTCTCTTTATTGTCCGAAATGTCTACCCAGAATGGATAAGTTCATATGTGACGATTATTCCTCATTTATCAGTTTTCTGCAAATCTTTTGTTCCGAGTTTCCTTCATAATGTTTAACCACCGGGACTCTTCATGAAGTTGCAGCAAAGCTTCAAATAAGGCttagcaaacacaaacaatacgCACAgaattagtacttttacttttgatacttaaagtacattttgctgataatacctTAAATTAGGTAtaaaatgcaggacttttacttgtagtggagtatttccacagtgtggc of Chelmon rostratus isolate fCheRos1 chromosome 6, fCheRos1.pri, whole genome shotgun sequence contains these proteins:
- the dnajc24 gene encoding dnaJ homolog subfamily C member 24 encodes the protein MCEAAEKDLYAVLGASSSDSVQQLKHRYQQLALQYHPDRLGGEGSSEVESAVKKFLEVDAAWRILSDENTRRQYDLQRRAQELKQDWPVDSTVYLEDMTWDQDECVHTYSCRCGGGFSVSEEEVEEETQRRQRGDEEEETEDEEHRGVVVCCDTCSLSVYVTWSLHRQTELLKCQQ